The region GGATCAAGTTGGAAAACATCACCCTCGACATGCTGGGCAGGGCCAAGCGCGTCACCGTGGACAAGGAGAACACCACCATCGTCGAGGGTTCCGGTGCGTCTCAGGATATCAAGGGGCGTGTGGCACAAATCCGCGCCCAGATCGAAGAGACCACCTCCGACTATGACCGGGAGAAGCTGCAAGAACGCCTAGCCAAATTGGCCGGTGGGGTTGCGGTCATTAAGATTGGCGGTGCCACCGAGACGGAAGTCAAGGAGCGCAAGGATCTGGTGGACGACGCCTTGCATGCGACCCGGGCCGCCGTTGAGGAGGGTATTGTTCCTGGCGGGGGTGTTGCCCTGCTGCGGGCGAGAAAGGCCCTTGACAACCTCGTTGGCGGCAATGAAGACCAGAATGCCGGTATTCGCATCGTGCGGCGTGCCATCGAGGAGCCGTTGCGGGTTATCGTCGAAAATGCCGGTCACGAAGGCTCTGTCGTCGTTGCCAAGGTTCTGGAGAACAACAGCGACAATTTTGGTTTCGATGCTGCTGCCGAGGAGTATACCGACCTGGTCAGCCGTGGTGTCATCGATCCCACCAAGGTGGTGCGGAGCGCCCTACAGGCGGCTGCTTCCGCCGCCGGTTTGATGATCACCACCGAGGCAACGGTCAGCGAACTTCCCAAGAAGGAAGCGGCTGCCCCGGGCATGCCTGACGGCGGTGGCATGGATATGTGATCCAGCCACGCCCTCGGGACTGTTTTCCCGTATCTTACGGGGTATTTTTTCGACTACCGGCAGCACGGCAACCCTGTGCTGCCGGTATCGTTGTCGATATCGATCAGGTGGTCATATGCCCGGTGAAGAGAAAAAAATCTGCCGTCACATCAAGGTTCATGGGCGCGTTCAGGGTGTGGGATTCCGGGAGTCCACCCGGGAGGAGGCCGATCAGCTCGGCGTGATGGGTTGGGTGCGCAATGAAGCCGACGGCACGGTTGAGGCCCTGTTTTGCGGCACCCCGGGTTTGGTGGAAACCATGGTCGTCTGGTGCCAGAAAGGCCCCCCCATGGCGCGTGTCCTACGCATGGATGTCCAGGATCACCCTTTGCCGGATCCGGTTCCGACCCGCTTTGCCGTGCGGTGGTAGTC is a window of Magnetococcales bacterium DNA encoding:
- a CDS encoding acylphosphatase, with product MPGEEKKICRHIKVHGRVQGVGFRESTREEADQLGVMGWVRNEADGTVEALFCGTPGLVETMVVWCQKGPPMARVLRMDVQDHPLPDPVPTRFAVRW